A single region of the Thermoanaerobaculum aquaticum genome encodes:
- a CDS encoding enoyl-CoA hydratase/isomerase family protein translates to MADVVLVEDRGRVRWLTINRPEKLNALNREVLAALERAFAEAVAEPSVGAVVITGSGEKAFVAGADIAEFQGLSPAQAQALARRGQALFSTIEEAPKPVIAAVNGFALGGGMELAMACHLRVAAENAKFGQPEVKLGLIPGYGGTQRLPRLVGKGRALELLLTGAMIDAATALSWGLVNRVVPQAELSAIAQKLAEDILAVAPTAVSRCLEAVNVGLEGPLAEGLQMEAALFGLCAGTEDFKEGVSAFLEKRPARFPGY, encoded by the coding sequence ATGGCGGATGTGGTGCTCGTGGAGGATCGCGGCAGGGTTCGTTGGCTCACCATCAACCGCCCGGAAAAGCTCAACGCCTTAAACCGCGAGGTGCTGGCGGCGCTGGAGCGGGCTTTTGCCGAGGCAGTGGCGGAGCCCAGCGTGGGGGCGGTGGTGATCACGGGTTCCGGCGAGAAGGCCTTTGTGGCCGGTGCGGACATTGCGGAGTTCCAAGGCCTTTCTCCTGCCCAGGCGCAAGCCCTGGCAAGGCGTGGGCAAGCGCTGTTTTCCACCATCGAAGAAGCCCCCAAACCGGTCATTGCTGCGGTGAACGGCTTTGCTTTGGGTGGGGGCATGGAGCTGGCCATGGCCTGCCACCTTCGGGTGGCAGCGGAAAACGCCAAATTCGGCCAGCCGGAGGTCAAGCTCGGCTTGATCCCGGGCTACGGGGGGACCCAGCGGCTCCCGCGCCTTGTGGGCAAAGGGCGGGCGCTGGAGCTCTTGCTCACCGGCGCCATGATTGACGCCGCCACCGCCCTCTCCTGGGGGTTGGTTAACCGGGTGGTCCCGCAGGCGGAGCTTTCGGCCATCGCCCAGAAGCTGGCGGAAGACATCCTGGCGGTAGCGCCCACGGCGGTAAGCCGATGCCTGGAAGCGGTGAACGTGGGCCTTGAAGGCCCGCTGGCCGAAGGCCTGCAAATGGAAGCAGCGCTGTTTGGCTTGTGCGCCGGCACCGAGGACTTCAAGGAAGGCGTGAGTGCCTTTCTAGAAAAGCGTCCTGCCCGCTTCCCCGGTTACTAA
- the pdo gene encoding protein disulfide oxidoreductase: MALLSEKDAKKVQEILNALPATVEVHFFTQELECQFCRETGELLRELAALSPKLKLMEHDFLLDKDAASAFGVEMVPAIVPVGPAGDLGLRFYGIPAGYEFASLLESFKLAAGADPELADETKEFLSQLAHELELEVYVTPTCPYCPGMVVNAFRLAAASPKVKAAMVEATEFPHLAIRYQVRGVPRTVINRGQAYIEGLVPESHLVETLQSLS; the protein is encoded by the coding sequence ATGGCATTGCTTTCCGAAAAAGACGCCAAGAAGGTTCAAGAGATCCTGAACGCGCTTCCGGCCACGGTGGAAGTGCATTTTTTCACCCAGGAGCTGGAGTGCCAGTTTTGCCGGGAAACCGGCGAGCTGCTGCGGGAGCTGGCCGCCCTTTCGCCAAAATTGAAGCTCATGGAGCATGACTTCCTGCTGGATAAAGACGCGGCGTCGGCGTTTGGTGTAGAGATGGTGCCGGCCATCGTACCGGTGGGCCCCGCCGGGGATTTGGGGCTGCGCTTTTACGGCATTCCCGCCGGCTACGAGTTCGCCAGCCTCCTGGAAAGCTTCAAGCTGGCTGCCGGGGCCGATCCCGAGCTTGCCGACGAGACAAAGGAGTTCCTGTCTCAGCTGGCCCATGAGCTGGAGCTGGAGGTTTACGTCACCCCCACCTGCCCTTACTGCCCCGGGATGGTGGTGAACGCCTTCCGCCTGGCCGCCGCCTCGCCGAAGGTGAAAGCCGCCATGGTGGAGGCCACGGAGTTTCCCCATTTGGCCATCCGCTACCAGGTGCGGGGGGTACCGCGTACCGTCATCAACCGGGGACAGGCCTACATCGAGGGGCTGGTGCCGGAGTCCCATTTGGTGGAAACGCTCCAAAGCCTCTCCTAA
- a CDS encoding tetratricopeptide repeat protein: MRALARGFLAAACLIALCCQTARTPIFLSHEQWVEEVRKRGVDPSRIPNPLQVTDSMRQAANLWAGPGDPPVRLERLQRALFDPDQFPFTYFTRGTLTAAEAFFRREGNCLSFTNLFVALGRSLGIPVTTALVQRIIGSEREGDLIVVNTHVVAVLEYGGGFYTYDFDRSRQVKPVRIKPLDDMWITALYLNNRGADELRAGHPEVALRFFQDAVALAPTFAPAWANLGVAYRRVGDTPQALSAYRRALELEPSNPTVLSNLASLFRSLGREQEAQQALRAANLAQASPHQLLVRGDVELAAGRFAEAKKLYRRALRLNPQLVDAVLALARAELAEGHLEKAKRLVNKASKLSPQDPRVQALKEELAGRPNR, from the coding sequence GTGAGAGCACTCGCCCGGGGTTTTCTGGCGGCGGCTTGCCTGATCGCCCTTTGCTGCCAAACGGCGCGGACTCCAATTTTTCTTTCCCACGAGCAGTGGGTGGAGGAGGTTCGCAAGCGAGGGGTGGATCCCAGCCGCATTCCCAACCCCTTGCAGGTCACCGACTCCATGCGGCAAGCCGCCAACCTGTGGGCGGGACCGGGCGATCCGCCGGTTCGTTTGGAGAGGCTTCAGCGGGCACTTTTCGACCCCGACCAGTTCCCGTTCACCTACTTCACCCGCGGAACCCTCACTGCCGCCGAAGCTTTTTTCCGCCGGGAAGGCAACTGCCTTTCGTTCACGAACCTCTTTGTGGCCCTGGGGCGGTCGCTGGGGATCCCGGTAACCACTGCCCTCGTCCAACGGATCATTGGCTCCGAACGGGAAGGCGATTTGATCGTGGTGAACACTCACGTGGTGGCGGTGCTGGAGTACGGTGGCGGTTTCTACACTTACGATTTCGACCGCTCGCGCCAGGTTAAGCCGGTGCGAATCAAGCCCCTGGACGACATGTGGATCACCGCGCTTTACCTCAACAACCGGGGCGCTGACGAGCTGCGGGCCGGGCACCCCGAGGTGGCGCTCCGCTTCTTCCAGGATGCGGTGGCCCTGGCTCCCACCTTTGCCCCGGCCTGGGCCAACCTGGGGGTAGCCTACCGGCGCGTGGGCGATACCCCCCAGGCGCTTTCCGCCTACCGCCGGGCCTTGGAGTTGGAACCCTCAAACCCCACGGTGCTTTCTAACCTGGCTTCCCTCTTCCGGTCCTTAGGCCGGGAGCAAGAAGCCCAGCAAGCCCTCCGCGCTGCCAACCTCGCCCAGGCTAGCCCCCACCAGCTCCTGGTGAGAGGCGACGTGGAGCTGGCCGCCGGCCGCTTTGCCGAAGCAAAAAAACTCTACCGTCGGGCCCTGCGCCTGAACCCCCAGCTGGTGGACGCTGTCCTCGCCCTGGCCCGCGCGGAGCTGGCCGAAGGGCATCTGGAAAAAGCCAAACGGCTGGTGAACAAGGCCTCCAAGTTAAGCCCTCAGGACCCGCGGGTGCAAGCTCTCAAAGAGGAGCTCGCCGGGCGTCCCAACCGGTAG
- a CDS encoding PP2C family protein-serine/threonine phosphatase, with amino-acid sequence MRQQTRPAVSGPPSPKSLFRRVAKTLSAIEQGETPLATIRAAADHMIRHFHNELGLVGGRVYRLEGVNYELVETFGQTPSAPVGARVPISYPPIQELLERGLVVMDRNAPGLDPALEDALGTGERFAAIALSDGEYIISFDVTPGRGSDEELAASLNIVRLALSQKLRQERFDEILQDALRIQNSILPKRVPEYPGFDLAGDSRPAEVVGGDFYDFIPVSPEIFDLAIADASGHGLPAALQVRDVYVGLRMGLARDFKIVRTVERLATIINRSKLTSKFVSLFVGELESNGNLVYVNAGHVPPFVLKKDGKLLFLREGGMVLGPSDKATYVRGFVRLEPGDVLVMYTDGITECLHHRTGEEFGVERLVRLVRRHRHAPASHIVKLIFDATASFSGQPTPSDDQTVVVVKRTSNAEPSPEARYTAR; translated from the coding sequence ATGCGCCAGCAAACACGCCCAGCAGTTTCCGGCCCGCCTTCGCCGAAATCCCTGTTCCGCCGCGTGGCGAAAACCCTTTCGGCCATCGAGCAGGGGGAAACGCCCCTTGCGACCATCAGGGCTGCTGCTGACCACATGATCCGCCATTTCCACAACGAACTGGGGTTAGTGGGGGGCCGCGTCTACCGCCTGGAGGGCGTCAACTATGAGCTGGTGGAGACCTTTGGGCAAACGCCCAGCGCTCCCGTGGGCGCCCGCGTGCCCATCTCCTACCCGCCCATCCAGGAGCTTTTGGAGCGAGGCCTGGTGGTCATGGACCGCAACGCCCCGGGCCTCGATCCGGCATTGGAGGACGCCCTGGGCACCGGTGAGCGCTTTGCCGCCATTGCCCTGAGCGACGGCGAGTACATCATTTCCTTCGATGTCACCCCCGGCCGGGGCAGCGACGAGGAGCTAGCCGCCTCGCTCAACATCGTCAGGCTGGCGTTGAGCCAAAAGCTACGCCAGGAACGCTTCGACGAGATCCTGCAGGATGCCCTCCGCATTCAGAACTCCATCCTGCCGAAGAGGGTTCCCGAATATCCGGGGTTTGATTTGGCCGGCGATTCCCGCCCGGCCGAAGTGGTAGGCGGCGATTTTTACGACTTCATCCCCGTTTCCCCGGAAATCTTCGACTTGGCCATTGCTGACGCTTCCGGCCACGGTTTGCCCGCAGCGTTGCAGGTTCGCGACGTGTACGTGGGCTTGCGCATGGGCCTGGCCAGGGATTTCAAGATCGTGCGCACCGTGGAGCGCCTGGCCACCATCATCAACCGCTCCAAGCTCACCTCAAAGTTTGTTTCGCTGTTCGTGGGTGAGCTGGAGTCCAACGGCAATTTGGTTTATGTGAACGCCGGTCACGTGCCGCCTTTCGTCCTCAAGAAAGACGGCAAGCTGCTCTTCCTGCGGGAAGGTGGCATGGTGCTTGGCCCATCCGACAAAGCCACCTACGTCCGGGGTTTCGTGCGACTAGAACCCGGCGATGTGCTGGTGATGTACACCGACGGCATCACCGAATGCCTCCACCACCGCACCGGCGAGGAGTTTGGGGTCGAACGCCTGGTCCGCCTGGTGCGCCGCCACCGCCACGCGCCCGCCAGCCACATTGTGAAGCTGATCTTCGATGCCACCGCCAGCTTCTCCGGCCAACCCACCCCCAGCGATGACCAGACGGTGGTGGTGGTGAAACGCACCTCCAACGCCGAGCCCTCGCCCGAAGCCAGGTATACTGCCCGCTGA
- a CDS encoding LbetaH domain-containing protein, with product MIALTAEHFFDLSGFSHRGLFPDNEPVWTALASGLARYLESWSCWEIRSPLPEGVHLLSGPVFIAEDVEIEPGVVIRGPVLLDRGCRVRTGAYLRGPVLCGEGAVVGAHSELKNAILLPQAHAPHQNYVGDSILGRGVNLGAGTILSNVKNVGGEITIPVGEEKVRTGLRKLGAILGDGCKTGCNTVTNPGVLMGPGCVTYPNATLRSGYYPPRTVVKVRQVQQLLRLDS from the coding sequence ATGATTGCACTTACCGCCGAGCACTTCTTCGATCTTTCTGGCTTTTCCCACCGCGGGTTGTTCCCAGATAACGAGCCCGTCTGGACAGCGCTGGCCAGCGGCCTTGCGCGTTATTTGGAAAGCTGGAGCTGTTGGGAAATCCGCTCCCCGCTCCCCGAGGGGGTGCACCTGCTTTCCGGCCCGGTGTTCATAGCCGAGGACGTGGAGATCGAGCCGGGGGTGGTCATCCGCGGGCCGGTGCTCTTGGACCGCGGGTGCCGGGTGCGCACCGGCGCTTACCTGCGGGGGCCGGTGTTGTGCGGCGAAGGCGCGGTGGTGGGAGCCCACTCCGAGCTTAAGAACGCCATCCTCTTGCCGCAAGCCCACGCGCCGCACCAAAACTACGTGGGGGATTCCATCCTCGGACGGGGCGTTAACCTCGGTGCGGGAACCATCCTCTCCAACGTTAAAAACGTGGGCGGCGAAATCACGATTCCGGTGGGCGAAGAAAAGGTCCGCACCGGCCTGCGAAAGCTGGGCGCGATCCTCGGTGATGGGTGTAAGACGGGATGCAACACCGTCACCAACCCGGGGGTGCTCATGGGCCCCGGCTGCGTCACCTACCCCAACGCCACCCTTCGCTCAGGCTATTACCCGCCCAGAACCGTGGTGAAGGTTCGCCAGGTCCAGCAGCTGCTCAGGCTCGACAGCTAG
- a CDS encoding FecR family protein, with translation MSTRSHWQLKAASFLMVAMVSWAQEGADELTSLSYISYLERYATLKPATQGETLDAVVNMPVLPGDRVETARGARLEIQLSDGSTVWLDQFTTVDFDSIAKSRGYSAPRTALYLAAGGIAVEVAAEAASVRVDSPAGTVYLARGGLYRLQLDGDQLKVAAHRGSAELPAGMGSVLLRAGFAAWVADNEELQRVEWSGDSDDFWQWVLERRMPPSQSPTTRYVQGAPRAYVLDTYGEWVYLTDLSAWGWRPRVSVTWVPYSYGRWYWTPAGWCWVSYEPWGWYPYHYGSWYFSVSFGWVWFYDPVWAPAWVHWVYTPGYVGWCPRGYYDWWWWKQGHHHYDRPHRWSEVSFDFSGRVRLGHIDHRPWTFVPEDRFTSSHIERVRLDPGRIIRSIGDREAIVRSGPLVGPAPRDLGRPAELRELFRDQAPREVTNYLRRETRGPADNDVSPLPLTRTSEAVRLARPFPVRPSDGGDEARPRTEPSFSRGRQPGADTSRPSGREPDVTRLPDRRREPERVEQPERTSRPPSSWQPRVPRPEAPEVPRAPSRRENLVPRPSPDSSESWRWEQPRFSAPDRSAPPASPQPRQIIPRESPRLREIPAEPAPRTRSSFPSSPPSGVSRPQSPPRENIAPRSPASSAPRSEGQAPRGRPHADRPRH, from the coding sequence ATGAGCACCCGCAGCCACTGGCAGCTTAAAGCCGCAAGCTTCTTGATGGTGGCTATGGTGTCCTGGGCGCAAGAGGGCGCGGATGAACTGACCTCTCTAAGCTACATCTCGTACCTTGAACGGTACGCCACCCTCAAACCCGCCACCCAAGGGGAAACCCTGGATGCGGTGGTGAACATGCCGGTGCTCCCCGGGGACCGGGTGGAAACCGCCCGCGGCGCGCGCCTGGAAATTCAACTTTCCGACGGCTCCACGGTTTGGCTCGACCAGTTCACCACCGTGGACTTTGACAGCATCGCCAAAAGCCGCGGTTATTCGGCCCCGCGCACGGCCCTCTACCTGGCCGCCGGTGGGATTGCCGTGGAGGTAGCCGCGGAAGCCGCATCGGTACGGGTGGACTCTCCCGCCGGCACCGTTTACCTTGCCCGGGGCGGCCTGTACCGCCTGCAGCTGGATGGGGACCAGCTCAAGGTGGCTGCCCACCGGGGTTCCGCAGAGCTCCCGGCAGGGATGGGCTCGGTCTTGCTACGGGCAGGTTTTGCCGCCTGGGTTGCCGACAACGAGGAGCTCCAGCGGGTGGAATGGAGCGGCGATAGCGACGATTTCTGGCAGTGGGTCTTGGAGCGCCGCATGCCCCCCAGCCAATCCCCCACAACCCGCTACGTGCAGGGGGCTCCGCGGGCCTACGTCCTGGACACCTACGGAGAATGGGTGTACTTGACCGACCTCTCGGCCTGGGGTTGGCGGCCGCGGGTGAGCGTCACCTGGGTTCCTTACTCCTACGGCCGTTGGTACTGGACGCCCGCGGGCTGGTGTTGGGTTTCCTACGAACCGTGGGGCTGGTACCCCTACCACTACGGCTCCTGGTACTTTTCCGTAAGCTTCGGCTGGGTTTGGTTTTACGACCCAGTTTGGGCCCCGGCGTGGGTTCACTGGGTTTACACCCCCGGGTATGTGGGCTGGTGCCCCCGGGGGTATTACGACTGGTGGTGGTGGAAACAAGGGCATCATCACTACGATCGGCCGCACCGGTGGTCGGAAGTGAGCTTCGATTTTTCAGGACGGGTTCGCCTAGGGCACATTGATCACCGGCCCTGGACCTTCGTCCCCGAGGATCGCTTTACCTCATCCCATATTGAGCGGGTTCGGCTGGATCCCGGCCGGATCATCCGCTCCATCGGCGACCGCGAAGCCATCGTGCGCTCGGGGCCTCTGGTGGGACCCGCACCGCGAGACCTTGGGCGACCGGCGGAGCTCCGCGAGCTGTTCCGCGACCAGGCACCCCGGGAGGTTACAAACTACCTCCGGCGTGAGACGCGTGGTCCAGCGGATAACGACGTGTCCCCCCTGCCGTTAACGCGCACCTCAGAAGCGGTGCGTTTGGCCAGGCCTTTCCCCGTCCGCCCCTCCGACGGAGGGGATGAAGCGCGCCCACGGACCGAGCCTTCTTTCTCCCGCGGACGTCAACCCGGCGCTGATACCTCCAGGCCCTCCGGAAGGGAGCCGGACGTCACCCGGTTGCCGGACCGACGCCGGGAGCCGGAAAGGGTGGAGCAACCGGAGCGCACCTCTCGTCCCCCATCCTCCTGGCAGCCGCGGGTGCCTCGCCCCGAAGCCCCAGAGGTTCCCAGGGCTCCAAGCCGGCGGGAAAACCTCGTGCCTCGCCCCTCGCCCGATTCCTCCGAGTCCTGGCGGTGGGAACAACCCCGCTTCTCTGCCCCGGATCGCTCCGCACCGCCAGCTTCCCCCCAGCCGCGCCAGATCATCCCCAGGGAAAGCCCTCGCCTGCGGGAAATCCCCGCCGAACCCGCCCCCAGGACCCGCTCCAGCTTCCCCTCCAGCCCGCCTTCAGGGGTGAGCAGACCACAATCCCCGCCGCGAGAGAACATAGCGCCACGCAGCCCCGCAAGCAGCGCCCCGCGCTCGGAAGGCCAGGCGCCCCGCGGAAGACCCCACGCCGATCGTCCCCGGCATTGA
- the asnB gene encoding asparagine synthase (glutamine-hydrolyzing), with protein MCGIFGYAGSRVVCSSRDAERALALLRHRGPDATGFVSGPGWGIGACRLAIVDLVAGDQPVRNESGTIHVVLNGEIYNYRELQEELRGHGHRLRSSGDTELLAHLWEEHGKALLSHLRGMFALAVVDERTQKLFLARDRLGKKPLYWMRSHGGLFFASELKALRPFAQSWVVDPPALEAFLTFGFVPEGSCFVRGVEKLPPGHWLELDIPTGEIRSGCYSTFEFSPDPTLSEEDAAQRLVELLAEATALRLRADVPVAVFLSGGLDSASIAALARRLGEEPKLLFVDLGDAGEKHRALATAASLGLPLDVLPGEGAPSPELLPKLAEVFDEPLADPSVVPTYFVAQAASAAVKVVLNGDGGDELLAGYRRFLLAAAAERLPTRWALAAGLAALGLVSGKPWLSRRFREGLRDPTGGYLAWGPVKFTPGEVASFLGREPNLASFHRVLAQAPEDSAVNRLRALELFFFLPGDLLVKMDRATMACSLEARSPFLDQEVVRFLLTVPPKLLLSPFRTKRLLRRATRGLLPTEVRRGPKRGFEPPLRQWLAGPWVGEVQRVLHDPRCSLRGFLRMGPLAKTLSKLAVADPPRHARAVFTLLTLEHWLSRWG; from the coding sequence ATGTGCGGGATCTTTGGCTACGCCGGCAGCCGAGTGGTGTGCTCCTCCCGGGATGCGGAGAGGGCCCTCGCCCTTTTGCGCCATCGGGGTCCCGATGCCACCGGCTTTGTGTCAGGCCCGGGATGGGGGATTGGGGCTTGTCGCCTGGCCATCGTGGATTTGGTGGCCGGGGACCAACCGGTGAGGAACGAGAGCGGCACCATTCATGTGGTGCTCAACGGCGAGATTTACAACTACCGGGAGCTGCAGGAGGAGCTGCGGGGCCATGGGCACCGCCTCCGCTCCTCGGGGGACACCGAGCTTTTGGCCCACCTTTGGGAGGAGCACGGGAAGGCTCTGCTCTCGCACCTTCGGGGGATGTTCGCCCTGGCGGTTGTGGATGAGCGTACGCAAAAGCTCTTTTTGGCCCGGGACCGATTGGGCAAAAAGCCGCTGTACTGGATGCGCTCCCACGGGGGGCTCTTTTTTGCTTCCGAGCTAAAGGCGCTCCGGCCCTTTGCCCAATCCTGGGTGGTGGACCCTCCGGCCCTGGAGGCGTTTTTAACTTTCGGCTTTGTCCCCGAGGGGAGCTGCTTTGTGCGGGGGGTGGAAAAGCTCCCGCCCGGGCATTGGCTGGAACTGGACATTCCCACCGGAGAAATCCGTAGCGGCTGTTACTCCACCTTTGAGTTTTCCCCGGATCCCACGCTCAGCGAGGAAGACGCAGCTCAGCGCTTGGTGGAGCTTTTGGCCGAGGCGACCGCGTTGCGGTTGCGCGCCGATGTGCCGGTGGCGGTGTTCTTGTCGGGTGGTTTGGATTCCGCGAGCATTGCGGCGCTTGCCCGGCGGCTTGGGGAGGAGCCCAAGCTTTTGTTCGTGGATTTAGGTGATGCCGGTGAAAAGCACCGGGCCTTGGCCACCGCGGCAAGCCTGGGTTTGCCTCTGGACGTGCTTCCCGGGGAGGGGGCGCCGAGCCCTGAGCTTCTCCCCAAACTGGCGGAGGTCTTTGATGAGCCTTTGGCCGACCCCTCGGTGGTCCCCACCTATTTTGTGGCGCAAGCCGCCTCGGCCGCGGTGAAAGTGGTGCTCAACGGGGACGGCGGAGACGAGCTTTTAGCTGGCTATCGCCGCTTCCTCCTGGCAGCTGCGGCGGAAAGGCTGCCGACCCGGTGGGCGTTGGCGGCGGGACTGGCCGCTTTGGGGCTGGTTTCTGGCAAGCCGTGGCTATCCCGGCGGTTTCGTGAGGGGCTGAGAGATCCCACCGGGGGGTATTTGGCTTGGGGGCCGGTGAAGTTTACACCCGGGGAAGTGGCATCGTTTTTGGGTCGGGAGCCGAATTTGGCTTCTTTCCACCGGGTTCTGGCGCAGGCGCCGGAAGATTCAGCGGTCAACCGCTTGCGTGCCCTTGAGCTTTTCTTCTTTTTGCCTGGAGATTTGCTGGTAAAAATGGACCGCGCCACCATGGCCTGTTCCCTGGAGGCGCGGTCGCCTTTCCTGGATCAGGAGGTGGTGCGCTTCTTGCTCACCGTTCCCCCCAAGCTCTTGCTATCGCCCTTCCGCACCAAGCGCTTGCTGCGCCGGGCTACCCGCGGGCTTCTTCCCACGGAGGTACGACGGGGTCCCAAGAGGGGGTTTGAGCCGCCGCTTCGCCAGTGGCTGGCTGGACCCTGGGTCGGGGAAGTGCAACGGGTGTTACACGATCCGCGGTGCTCCCTGCGTGGTTTCTTGCGTATGGGGCCTTTGGCCAAAACCCTTAGCAAATTAGCTGTAGCCGATCCCCCACGCCACGCCCGGGCGGTGTTTACGCTCCTCACCCTGGAGCACTGGCTTTCCCGGTGGGGTTAG
- a CDS encoding aminotransferase class V-fold PLP-dependent enzyme, which yields MEFSAIFPIRERCLYLDHATLAPLPQPAVAAVGEALRLYQQEGFWQSRELNQLDQKVRMLVSQIAGCQPSDVSLFPDAATALAALFAGLDLPPGTEFFLTAEDPDEARSLVLLLQRLGRPATLLEPARWAQLAHILEARAPERAVVYLPWVDAAGWVGDFPAVAKELKARGCLVVLDGSQAVPCRPESFPELEVEALLLPSHTWLLGPQGACSLITTPELRERWHPVFSPWRKPLAEGASDAACFEGQGVSPLVLAGWATSLELILAEGLVAVRNRIFAHQRTMTSFLLQLGWNVASPGASQPVAGIVLAQHPFFPAEEVQRRLQARHVRVGTLGSWVRFSPHFYTTLAELDALQKILSSL from the coding sequence ATGGAGTTCTCCGCCATCTTTCCCATCCGCGAGCGCTGCCTTTACCTGGACCACGCCACCCTTGCCCCCCTGCCGCAGCCGGCGGTGGCCGCCGTTGGCGAAGCGCTGAGGCTCTACCAGCAGGAAGGTTTTTGGCAGTCGCGGGAGCTCAACCAGCTGGACCAAAAGGTCCGCATGCTGGTGTCGCAAATAGCAGGGTGTCAGCCCAGCGACGTGAGCCTTTTCCCCGATGCTGCCACGGCGCTGGCGGCCCTTTTTGCCGGGCTAGACCTTCCCCCAGGCACCGAGTTTTTTCTCACCGCAGAAGATCCCGACGAGGCCCGCTCCCTGGTCCTGCTCCTTCAGCGGTTGGGACGCCCTGCCACCCTCCTGGAGCCGGCCCGATGGGCACAGCTCGCTCACATTCTCGAGGCCAGGGCACCAGAACGCGCTGTGGTTTACCTCCCCTGGGTGGATGCTGCGGGGTGGGTGGGAGATTTTCCCGCCGTGGCCAAGGAGCTCAAGGCCCGGGGGTGCTTGGTGGTTCTGGACGGCAGCCAGGCCGTGCCCTGTCGGCCCGAAAGCTTTCCCGAACTGGAGGTGGAGGCGCTCTTGCTGCCCAGCCACACCTGGCTTTTGGGCCCGCAGGGGGCTTGCTCCTTGATCACCACGCCAGAACTGCGGGAACGCTGGCACCCCGTCTTTTCCCCCTGGCGTAAGCCTCTGGCCGAGGGCGCCAGCGACGCGGCGTGCTTTGAAGGCCAGGGTGTTTCCCCTCTTGTTTTGGCCGGCTGGGCGACAAGTTTGGAGTTGATCTTGGCCGAAGGCCTGGTGGCCGTGCGAAACCGCATCTTTGCCCACCAGCGGACCATGACCTCCTTTCTCCTCCAGCTGGGCTGGAACGTGGCCTCTCCGGGGGCCTCACAACCAGTGGCCGGCATCGTTTTGGCCCAGCATCCGTTCTTTCCTGCCGAGGAAGTCCAGCGGCGCTTGCAAGCGCGGCACGTGCGGGTAGGCACCCTCGGTTCGTGGGTGCGCTTTTCCCCTCACTTTTACACCACCCTCGCCGAGCTGGACGCCCTCCAGAAGATCCTGAGCTCACTCTAG
- a CDS encoding acylphosphatase, which yields MSDTIRTRRFLVAGRVQGVGFRYFVYREAQRLGLSGFVRNLGDGRVEVVATGDEGALNRLEALLWRGPVMANVTMVEVEETEPPANQGFVILSSRRS from the coding sequence GTGAGCGACACGATTCGCACACGGCGCTTTTTGGTCGCGGGGCGCGTCCAAGGTGTGGGCTTTCGCTATTTCGTGTACCGCGAAGCTCAACGCCTGGGTTTGTCGGGTTTTGTCCGCAACTTGGGGGATGGACGGGTGGAAGTGGTGGCCACCGGTGACGAGGGCGCCTTGAACCGCTTAGAAGCCTTGCTATGGCGAGGGCCGGTGATGGCCAACGTCACCATGGTGGAAGTGGAAGAAACCGAACCACCCGCCAACCAAGGTTTTGTGATTCTCTCATCCCGCCGTTCGTAA